In one Spartinivicinus poritis genomic region, the following are encoded:
- the tnpB gene encoding IS66 family insertion sequence element accessory protein TnpB (TnpB, as the term is used for proteins encoded by IS66 family insertion elements, is considered an accessory protein, since TnpC, encoded by a neighboring gene, is a DDE family transposase.) — MLQLTPQHRLLLAVKPIDFRKGINSLIALCQQQLSEQPDSGTIFVFTNRRKEAVKLLVYDGQGFWLCMKRFSQGKLKWWPKAGGITYKISAKELQILLYQGDPRRASIMEDWKPVAA; from the coding sequence ATGCTGCAACTGACACCTCAACATCGTTTATTATTAGCAGTTAAACCGATTGATTTTCGTAAAGGCATCAACAGTCTTATTGCCCTATGTCAGCAGCAATTAAGTGAGCAACCGGATTCAGGGACCATTTTTGTTTTCACTAACCGCCGTAAAGAAGCGGTTAAATTACTAGTGTACGATGGACAAGGGTTTTGGCTCTGTATGAAACGATTTTCTCAAGGTAAATTAAAATGGTGGCCAAAGGCTGGAGGCATCACCTATAAAATCAGTGCCAAAGAGCTACAAATACTCTTATACCAAGGTGACCCAAGGCGTGCCTCAATCATGGAAGACTGGAAACCCGTCGCGGCATAA
- a CDS encoding IS66 family transposase, translated as MKSPKIESLTSEDFDQLRLAIEQSNLSDAHKILVIGVLELCLWLQQKLTFSKISISNLKKAFGVQSEKRSWDKPSDSEVQAESGVSNSTDSADISPKPDTRSIDKSKRKGHGRLGADAYTAAETVVLKHPDYTAGDPCPLLCGGKLYELKPPKVFIHIEGGQLFNATRYETQRLRCGLCGELYTTPRLANVTEKYDARAKAMVAVLKYQMGLPLYRLAQWQQQTGVPIPDTTQWGLCLEVHQVATYIFNACLILGAQSPLFFQDDTTVKVLSVMAGKEANPDRPDKKGTYTTGLIADHYGHSIYLFFSGIKHAGENLTRVLNERETGLPIPFQACDALPQNNIDKALETIVCHCLIHGRRKFIELENYFPEQASTVLDAVGCIYAYEDHCKKKKLSPLDRLAYHQKYSQPIMDILKSWMEQQLNERKAEPNSPLGKSYHYWLNRWDTLTQFLTHAGAPLDTNMVERALKIAIRVRKNSLFHKTLNGAKVGSELMSVIHTALKNGINPIDYLTVLQLYQEQVKQNPFAWLPWNYQQALSSITEETPLAA; from the coding sequence ATGAAATCGCCCAAAATTGAGTCATTAACTTCCGAAGACTTTGACCAATTACGTCTAGCCATTGAACAGTCGAATTTATCAGATGCACACAAGATTTTAGTTATCGGTGTATTGGAGCTGTGTTTATGGCTCCAGCAGAAACTAACCTTCTCAAAAATCAGCATTAGTAACCTGAAAAAGGCCTTTGGTGTTCAGTCTGAGAAGCGCTCTTGGGATAAGCCGTCAGACTCAGAGGTACAGGCTGAAAGTGGGGTTAGTAACTCAACTGACAGTGCCGATATATCACCTAAGCCAGATACTCGTTCGATAGATAAGTCCAAGCGTAAAGGCCATGGCCGATTAGGTGCCGATGCTTATACGGCAGCAGAAACAGTTGTCTTAAAGCACCCTGATTATACAGCTGGTGATCCTTGCCCTCTATTGTGCGGGGGTAAACTCTATGAACTGAAGCCCCCCAAGGTCTTTATCCATATTGAAGGTGGACAGTTATTCAATGCTACTCGTTATGAAACGCAACGACTACGCTGTGGTTTATGTGGTGAGCTATATACGACTCCACGGCTTGCCAATGTTACTGAAAAGTATGATGCGCGAGCCAAAGCCATGGTGGCTGTTTTAAAGTATCAAATGGGACTCCCTCTGTATCGGCTTGCTCAGTGGCAACAGCAAACCGGTGTCCCTATCCCTGATACGACACAGTGGGGGTTGTGTCTTGAGGTGCATCAAGTAGCGACTTACATTTTTAATGCCTGCCTCATTTTAGGGGCACAAAGTCCTTTATTCTTTCAGGATGACACTACGGTTAAGGTCCTGTCGGTTATGGCAGGCAAAGAAGCCAACCCTGATAGGCCGGATAAAAAAGGCACCTATACAACAGGGTTAATCGCGGATCATTATGGCCACTCGATTTATCTATTTTTTTCCGGCATAAAACATGCTGGAGAGAATCTCACTAGGGTATTAAATGAACGGGAGACTGGCTTACCGATACCGTTTCAGGCCTGTGATGCGTTACCTCAGAATAATATTGATAAAGCCCTAGAAACTATAGTTTGTCACTGCCTAATCCACGGTCGAAGAAAGTTTATTGAGCTTGAAAATTACTTTCCTGAACAAGCCAGCACTGTTTTAGACGCCGTGGGTTGTATTTATGCTTATGAGGATCATTGCAAAAAAAAGAAGCTCTCCCCTCTAGACCGGTTGGCTTATCACCAGAAGTACAGTCAGCCTATCATGGATATCTTAAAATCCTGGATGGAACAGCAACTGAACGAGCGCAAGGCTGAACCAAACAGTCCTCTAGGCAAAAGTTACCATTATTGGCTCAATCGTTGGGACACCTTAACTCAGTTTTTAACCCATGCTGGTGCCCCCTTGGATACGAATATGGTCGAGCGAGCCTTAAAAATAGCGATTCGTGTCCGAAAGAATAGCTTATTCCACAAAACGTTAAATGGCGCCAAAGTCGGTAGTGAACTCATGAGCGTCATTCATACGGCGTTAAAAAATGGCATTAACCCCATTGATTATTTAACGGTATTACAGCTGTACCAGGAGCAAGTGAAACAAAACCCCTTTGCTTGGTTGCCCTGGAATTACCAGCAAGCACTATCGTCAATAACAGAAGAGACACCATTAGCCGCCTAG